A genomic region of Manihot esculenta cultivar AM560-2 chromosome 15, M.esculenta_v8, whole genome shotgun sequence contains the following coding sequences:
- the LOC110601981 gene encoding uncharacterized protein LOC110601981, with translation MNCPIYDIVHWDGHVIRTELGYDYVGGQHNFFRMKQMLTYEDLVLKRVRSTNLSNHNQFICKIEYRKPIISDNDYKFELVQLLNDDDVEMMFDYVCILGSESIIFYVDVVRDIHKNQEDDCVDPSYTDDLENSHCILRPNIEEQDEIIVRSTNPFCTEDFNLNSVDNIVNEVVDEDDEYVDSERLSDSDINEYESGWIEDDELLSADDNVVPQYSNPILPLVHPPSYSEIDFELMCVDPYAKPTTNMFWNPNKEFSVWMIFPNRDAVIAAAKEYHLRRHHKFYSDETKKKTYSIKCKYKNHNCKWHLRASMKEGSEVWRIVSYDGPHTCSNPMVEKDHPQLDNKFICQFILPMIEEQPHIKIKTLKAEVRDKIGYEPTYSKTWKAKQFAIRKIFGGWDESYGRLHDPHYINDRLDRTSRVFDRMFWAYRQSIEGFKHCRPIIFVDGTFLYGKYSGCILCATGLDGNNQIFPLAFAIVEKEDSDNWGWFMSCLRVYVTEREDLCVISDRHIGIEKSMEQDW, from the exons ATGAATTGTCCAATTTATGACATTGTACATTGGGATGGTCATGTTATTAGAACCGAATTAGGTTACGACTATGTTGGTGGTCAACACAATTTTTTCCGTATGAAACAAATGTTGACTTATGAGGATCTTGTTTTGAAAAGAGTTCGCTCTACAAATTTGTCAAACCATAATCAATTCATATGCAAGATTGAATATAGAAAACCAATTATTAGTGATAACGATTACAAATTTGAACTAGTTCAACTACTCAATGATGACGATGTAGAGATGATGTTCGATTACGTATGTATACTAGGATCTGAAAGCATAATTTTTTATGTCGATGTCGTTAGAGATATTCACAAAAATCAGGAAGATGATTGTGTTGATCCCTCTTATACTGATGATTTAGAGAATTCACACTGTATTTTGCGTCCGAATATTGAAGAGCAAGATGAAATCATAGTACGTTCAACTAATCCGTTTTGTACTGAAGATTTTAACCTGAATAGTGTTGATAATATTGTCAATGaagttgttgatgaagatgatgaATATGTTGATTCAGAGAGGTTATCTGATTCTGACATTAACGAGTATGAAAGTGGTTGGATTGAGGATGACGAATTATTATCAGCTGATGATAATGTTGTTCCTCAGTATAGTAATCCTATTTTACCACTTGTGCATCCACCCTCATATTCAGAAATAGATTTTGAATTAATGTGTGTAGACCCTTATGCAAAGCCAACGACTAATATGTTTTGGAATCCGAATAAAGAGTTTTCTGTTTGGATGATTTTTCCGAACAGAGATGCTGTCATAGCAGCAGCAAAGGAGTATCATTTGCGTAGACATCATAAGTTTTATTCTGATGAGACCAAGAAAAAAACATATAGTATTAAATGcaaatataaaaatcataactGTAAATGGCATCTGCGTGCATCAATGAAGGAGGGATCTGAGGTTTGGAGAATTGTATCGTACGATGGGCCGCATACATGTTCTAATCCAATGGTTGAAAAAGACCATCCTCAATTGGATAACAAATTTATATGTCAATTTATTTTGCCTATGATAGAAGAACAGCCacacattaaaataaaaacacttaaGGCAGAAGTTAGAGATAAAATTGGATATGAACCAACATATTCAAAGACATGGAAGGCAAAACAATTTGCAATTAGGAAAATTTTTGGTGGATGGGATGAATCGTATGGAAGGCTCC ATGATCCCCATTACATAAACGATCGTTTGGATCGTACGTCTCGTGTATTTGATcgcatgttttgggcttatcgtCAATCTATTGAAGGATTCAAGCATTGTCGACCAATAATTTTTGTTGACGGTACATTCCTATACGGAAAATATAGTGGGTGTATATTGTGTGCAACAGGGCTTGATGGAAATAATCAGATATTTCCATTGGCTTTTGCAATTGTCGAGAAGGAGGATTCAGATAATTGGGGATGGTTCatgtcttgtttgagagtttatgtCACAGAACGCGAAGATTTATGTGTCATTTCTGATCGTCACATTGGAATTGAGAAATCTATGGAACAAGATTGGTGA